A part of Periophthalmus magnuspinnatus isolate fPerMag1 chromosome 14, fPerMag1.2.pri, whole genome shotgun sequence genomic DNA contains:
- the LOC117381657 gene encoding von Willebrand factor A domain-containing protein 7-like has translation MSVGLIVLSVLLLPRAVLGFRVDRETTFTHQEITKRALLNVTVEVCRTMAQSEGRSFNAPAQPFTVENVLQSCDAQDAIKSFYQNMKLIQNSNARVDKSVLYNSLSHHFHSEEFSGGRDIIVAGLGAAKASNKKGNYETAQQQIGKISHTLQDYYSNTNWIELGKDMPNANLLTGNGNLGTIAARTRATCSSCTDNCDNNILSDIISNQILTSGYFALTPSTSKPAGKCSYGGPLDGSSTVDPTGGINKDTPTSRHGNLHEKAANMAIAATSQLLEDVRAAGGDSAFLQMIGGKPGKPLCFVVDTTGSMAEDIVSVQALTSTLLSNVQAGLVPEPSVYILVTFKDPDFGPLLRTTDADEFKAAINALSASGGGDVPESSLSGLQLALNGAPPGSDIFLFTDAPAKDTNLKDIVIASIEQKKSTVNIIMTGNPDSLSDLELYEDVAQASGGQLIRVPKNELPFATDIVLDSASSSSVTLLEAARNPGKSENFTFIVDDMTNNVIAYITGGISNVTFVNPSGMTSTPTTSTTVGNFRRMKLMKQVGIWEMRVESDNPYTAKIVGDSPLNFIYDFLGPAQGPLGGMIASESRPKADAKGSLELTLIGSDTATLTGASLQTSNGTVDGNVTSLGNKEYLVEFDPMPTEPSTLIVRGANSRSQSTAASFQRISPGNIKTSSISVTADELNGLIEPGASIAIPFTVSSDTAGVYTVMATNDKGFTVAHPSSLALTGGSANGNVILTAPNSAESGSEVTLTIQAMNSGKTDMNYVVRRFTVLKKVTDFSSPVCLLESQTSCPQSCTASMWQLSVRVSDGTDGPGVDSIYLRRGNGTLTSRIASGNSKIAIYEASCCSTEVEMVVVDSVGNAATCNFKSRIATTTTTTTTTTTANSNNSQTTASMSPKLVQSSLLCLILCLLGFYFTN, from the exons ATGAGTGTGGGGCTCATAGTGCTGAGCGTCCTGCTGCTGCCCAGAGCAGTGCTCGGGTTTCGTGTGGACAGAGAGACGACATTCACTCACCAGGAGATCACAAAGAGAGCGCTGCTAAACGTCACAGTAGAAGTGTGCCGCACCATGGCCCAGTCTGAGGGCAGGAGCTTCAATGCCcca GCCCAGCCTTTTACAGTGGAGAATGTGCTCCAGTCATGTGATGCTCAGGATGCAATCAAGTCATTCTACCAAAACATGAAGTTAATCCAAAACTCCAATGCACGAGTGGACAAAAGTGTTCTGTACAATTCCCTAAGCCATCACTTTCATAGCGAGGAGTTTAGTGGAGGACGAGATATTATTGTAGCAGGGTTGGGAGCTGCGAAGGCCAGCAACAAGAAAGGCAACTACGAGACAGCCCAGCAACAAATTGGAAAAATCAGCCACACTCTACAA GATTATTACAGCAACACCAACTGGATAGAACTTGGCAAAGACATGCCAAATGCTAATCTTTTGACTGGAAACGGCAATCTGGGCACTATTGCTG CTAGAACAAGGGCAACCTGCAGTAGCTGTACTGACAACTGTGACAACAACATATTAAGCGACATCATCAGTAATCAAATACTGACCTCTGGATATTTCGCCCTTACTCCATCCACCTCCAAACCCGCAG GAAAGTGCAGTTACGGTGGACCTCTGGATGGTTCAAGTACCGTTGATCCTACAGGGGGCATAAATAAAGACACACCCACCTCCAGGCACGGTAACCTCCATGAAAAAGCTGCAAACATGGCGATAGCTGCCACATCTCAGCTCCTAGAGGACGTCCGAGCTGCAGGTGGAGACAGTGCTTTCTTACA GATGATTGGAGGAAAGCCTGGGAAGCCTCTGTGCTTTGTAGTTGACACCACCGGGAGCATGGCAGAGGATATTGTGTCAGTGCAAGCGCTTACCTCCACACTTCTAAGCAATGTTCAAGCTGGGCTGGTGCCAGAACCTTCAGTTTACATTCTGGTCACTTTTAAAGACCCAG ATTTTGGCCCACTATTGAGAACTACTGATGCTGATGAGTTCAAAGCAGCCATTAATGCCCTGTCAGCATCAGGTGGAGGCGATGTGCCTGAAAGTTCTCTATCAGGACTACAG TTGGCTCTAAACGGTGCTCCACCTGGCTCAGACATATTTCTGTTCACCGATGCCCCCGCAAAGGATACAAATTTGAAAGACATTGTCATCGCTTCGATTGAGCAAAAGAAGTCCACA GTTAACATTATAATGACGGGGAATCCTGATTCATTATCTGATCTCGAACTGTATGAAGATGTGGCTCAAGCTTCAGGTGGACAGTTGATAAGAGTCCCAAAGAATGAACTTCCATTTGCAACTGACATCGTGCTTGACTCAGCCAGCTCCTCTTCG GTCACACTTTTGGAAGCAGCCAGGAACCCAGGAAAGTCtgaaaattttacttttattgtggATGATATGACCAATAATGTCATTGCTTACATCACTGGGGGCATTTCAAATGTCACCTTTGTGAATCCTTCAG GAATGACAAGCACACCAACTACTTCTACAACAGTGGGAAACTTTAGAAGAATGAAGCTGATGAAACAGGTTGGAATTTGGGAAATGAGAGTTGAGTCAGACAATCCATACACAGCGAAGATTGTTG GTGACAGTCCCTTAAACTTCATCTATGACTTTTTGGGACCAGCACAAGGCCCTCTGGGGGGGATGATTGCTTCTGAGAGTCGTCCAAAAGCAG ATGCTAAGGGAAGTCTGGAGCTTACATTAATTGGGAGTGACACTGCCACTCTGACGGGGGCTTCCTTGCAAACCTCAAATGGAACGGTTGACGGCAATGTCACTAGTCTGGGCAACAAGGAATACTTAGTGGAGTTTGACCCTATGCCAACAGAGCCGAGTACTCTGATTGTGAGAGGCGCAAACTCTCGATCTCAATCCACTGCAGCATCCTTTCAAAGAATATCACCTGGCAACATCAAAACCTCTTCTATCTCTGTGActgct GATGAGCTGAATGGCCTTATTGAACCTGGTGCATCAATCGCGATCCCCTTCACTGTTTCGAGTGACACAGCAGGAGTCTATACAGTTATGGCTACAAATGACAAAGGATTCACAGTTGCTCACCCGTCCAGCCTTGCGTTGACTGGAGGCAGTGCTAATGGGAATGTCATTCTTACTGCTCCAAATTCAGCAGAGTCGGGTAGTGAAGTCACCCTCACCATTCAGGCAATGAATTCTGGGAAAACAGACATGAACTATGTCGTCAGGCGCTTCACTGTGCTCAAAAAG GTGACAGACTTCAGCAGCCCAGTCTGTCTGCTTGAGAGTCAGACGAGCTGTCCTCAGAGTTGCACAGCATCCATGTGGCAGCTCTCTGTCAGGGTCAGCGATGGGACGGATGGTCCTGGAGTGGACAGCATCTACCTACGTCGGGGCAATGGGACTCTGACCTCCAGAATAGCTTCAGGAAATTCTAAAATAGCGATCTATGAGGCATCCTGCTGTTCAACTGAAGTAGAAATGGTAGTAGTGGATAGCGTGGGTAATGCAGCCACCTGTAATTTTAAAAGCCGAATAgctactacaaccacaacaacaaccacgaCAACCACAGCAAACTCCAACAACAGTCAAACAACAGCATCTATGTCGCCCAAACTGGTGCAGTCATCTCTCCTTTGTCTCATTCTCTGCCTGCTTGGGTTTTATTTCACCAACTGA
- the ncf1 gene encoding neutrophil cytosol factor 1 encodes MEEVYVKHVEMLGFERRVSPSRHYVFRLMVKWSDDSEKLIYRTYPEIHTFHKSLKEMFPIEAGQIEKRDRIIPSLPAPRWVENERTSESKQSTLTEYSQALLRLPPHISRCSALCSFFRVRAEDENPQATTTLKRNETLESREQFRANASEISGPIILDTYRVIADFTKTSKHEINLHSGDMVEIVEKNQNGWWFCQMESKYGWVPASYLEPLDGPEEEEEPDPDYEGELYVTTRSYRAEQEDEISLETGETIEVIHKLLDGWWVVRKGEETGHFPSMFLQKAGKKAALERTNPYGTKLPPRRSTIRNAKSIHGRSKPSLSQDVYRRNSRKYLQQKSNRMPPRKHSRDNVKSPLREMTHEENFSEASSDAEQKKVAPVVPPRPSPELILERCTDKTRKRISLRSAPTASVS; translated from the exons ATGGAAGAGGTGTACGTGAAACATGTGGAGATGCTCGGATTTGAGAGACGGGTTTCTCCAAGTCGACACTAC GTGTTCAGGCTGATGGTGAAGTGGAGCGACGACTCAGAGAAGCTCATTTATCGAACATATCCAGAGATACACACTTTTCAT AAATCCCTGAAGGAGATGTTTCCCATTGAAGCGGGTCAGATCGAGAAGAGGGACAGAATCATCCCTTCATTACCAG CTCCTCGTTGGGTGGAGAATGAGCGTACAAGTGAATCAAAGCAGTCCACCCTGACTGAGTACTCCCAGGCTCTGCTACGGCTCCCTCCTCACATCTCCCGCTGCAGCGCCCTCTGCAGCTTCTTCAGGGTACGAGCAGAGGACGAGAACCCACAGGCCACAACCAC ACTCAAGAGAAACGAGACACTTGAGTCCCGAGAGCAGTTCAGAGCAAATGCATCAG AAATTTCAGGTCCTATCATTCTGGACACATATCGAGTGATTGCCGACTTCACTAAAACATCCAAACACGAAATAAACCTTCATAGCGGAGACATGGTGGAGATCGTGGAGAAAAATCAAAATG GTTGGTGGTTCTGTCAGATGGAGTCCAAATATGGCTGGGTTCCTGCATCATACCTGGAACCTTTAGATGgaccagaggaggaagaggagccagaCCCCGACTATGAAG GAGAGCTGTACGTCACCACCCGATCTTACAGAGCTGAGCAGGAGGACGAAATCTCCCTAGAGACTGGAGAAACCATCGAGGTCATTCACAAACTGCTCGACGGGTGGTGGGTCGTCAG aaaaggagaggagaccgGACATTTCCCCTCCATGTTTTTACAGAAAGCTGGGAAAAAGGCTGCATTGGAGCGAACCAATCCATACGGAACCAAACTACCTCCACGAAG GTCGACGATTAGAAACGCAAAGAGTATCCACGGTCGCTCGAAGCCAAGCCTGTCCCAGGACGTCTACAGGAGGAACAGTCGAAAGTACCTTCAACAGAAGAGCAACCGAATGCCACCACGGAAACACTCACGCGACAATGTCAAATCACCTCTGCGCGAGATGACGCATGAAG AAAATTTCTCAGAGGCCAGTTCTGATGCGGAGCAGAAGAAGGTCGCTCCAGTGGTTCCTCCAAGACCCAGTCCTGAGCTGATTCTGGAGCGATGCACTGACAAAACCCGCAAACGTATCAGCCTCCGCAGCGCCCCCACTGCCTCTGTCAGCTGA